The Williamsia sp. DF01-3 genome has a window encoding:
- a CDS encoding response regulator transcription factor produces the protein MNEQSCDRERKIGVVEDFESQLTGLAAIINGSDGMTFAAGASTVEGLLNITTDLDLVILDLRLEDGSTPKSNVEQLHAAGIKVLVFTTADYPDLVRAATAAGVLGVVRKSVRNTELVEAIRSAADGNTVATMDWASAIDADPALSEVNLSPRQRQVLELYASGEPANRVASLTGLSTETVNVYLSRIRRKYADAGRPAPTKTDLYKRALEDGWLPIPRLFRR, from the coding sequence ATGAATGAGCAGAGTTGTGACCGTGAACGGAAGATCGGTGTGGTGGAGGACTTCGAGTCCCAGCTCACCGGACTGGCTGCCATCATCAATGGTTCCGACGGTATGACGTTTGCCGCGGGGGCGAGCACCGTGGAAGGTTTGCTCAACATCACCACCGACCTCGATCTGGTGATCTTGGACCTGCGCCTCGAAGACGGTTCCACGCCAAAATCCAACGTCGAGCAATTGCACGCGGCCGGCATCAAGGTGCTGGTCTTCACCACGGCGGACTACCCCGACCTCGTTCGCGCCGCCACCGCTGCCGGCGTTCTCGGCGTGGTGCGCAAATCGGTACGCAACACCGAACTGGTGGAGGCCATCCGATCTGCAGCCGACGGGAACACCGTCGCGACGATGGACTGGGCTTCGGCCATCGACGCCGACCCGGCGCTGTCCGAGGTGAATCTCAGCCCGCGTCAGCGGCAGGTACTGGAGCTCTATGCGTCCGGTGAGCCTGCCAATCGCGTTGCATCGCTCACCGGTCTGTCCACCGAGACCGTCAACGTGTACTTGTCCCGGATCCGCCGCAAGTATGCCGATGCCGGTCGTCCGGCACCGACCAAGACCGATCTCTACAAACGCGCATTGGAGGACGGTTGGCTTCCGATACCGCGACTCTTCCGGCGCTGA
- the menE gene encoding o-succinylbenzoate--CoA ligase, which translates to MPLSAASTNTDALQRLLDGEGSYLPVPTHDEAETRRLTAALGAGEPIDDDVALVVATSGTTGTPKGAMHSAASVKASIDATHEYLGGPGAWLLALPPHHIAGLQVLLRSMRAGFDPVTLDVADGFDPVDLIAGVDKLPGPRRYTSLVPTQLIKVLADPSAVAALRGVDAVLVGGAATPAPLRERAIDAGIPIVRTYGMSETCGGCVYDGRPLPGVRIRIDGSPSGRVQLGGPMVASGYRGRPDHPAFAEPGWFRTDDLGTLNADGSLSILGRADEAISSGGLTIVPQVVEAALLTDPAVSECAVLGLPDERLGEQVVAAIVLSPGALATTEDLQEVVAKQLDKTAVPRRVFLVDDLPRRGPGKVDRAALRSQLSGRGR; encoded by the coding sequence CTGCCACTGTCGGCCGCATCTACGAATACTGATGCGCTGCAACGACTTCTGGATGGCGAAGGCTCCTACCTACCGGTGCCCACCCACGACGAGGCCGAAACCCGGCGGCTCACTGCGGCTCTCGGCGCGGGCGAACCGATCGACGACGATGTGGCGCTGGTGGTCGCGACGTCGGGCACCACGGGCACCCCGAAAGGCGCCATGCATTCCGCTGCTTCGGTGAAGGCCTCGATCGATGCCACACACGAGTACCTCGGCGGGCCGGGGGCGTGGTTGCTGGCCTTGCCTCCTCATCACATCGCGGGGCTGCAGGTGTTGCTGCGGAGCATGCGGGCCGGATTCGATCCGGTGACGCTCGATGTTGCCGATGGATTCGACCCGGTCGACCTCATCGCCGGGGTGGACAAGTTGCCAGGCCCGCGTCGATACACCTCGCTGGTGCCCACCCAGCTCATCAAGGTGCTCGCCGACCCGTCGGCTGTGGCCGCCCTGCGCGGCGTGGACGCCGTCCTGGTGGGCGGGGCCGCCACCCCGGCGCCGCTACGCGAACGAGCGATCGACGCCGGCATCCCGATCGTGCGCACCTACGGGATGAGCGAGACCTGCGGCGGTTGCGTCTACGACGGCCGGCCTCTGCCCGGGGTCCGGATTCGTATCGACGGCTCACCGTCGGGCCGGGTGCAGCTGGGCGGACCGATGGTCGCCTCCGGCTATCGAGGCCGTCCAGATCATCCTGCATTCGCCGAACCCGGATGGTTCCGCACCGACGATCTCGGCACCCTGAACGCCGACGGGTCGCTGTCGATACTGGGCCGCGCCGACGAAGCGATCAGCTCCGGGGGCCTCACCATCGTTCCGCAGGTGGTCGAGGCCGCCCTGCTCACCGATCCTGCGGTCAGCGAATGCGCGGTTCTCGGTTTACCCGACGAAAGGCTCGGGGAGCAGGTCGTCGCAGCGATTGTTCTTTCTCCCGGCGCATTGGCCACCACCGAAGATTTGCAGGAAGTCGTCGCGAAACAGCTGGACAAGACCGCCGTCCCCCGTCGAGTGTTCCTTGTCGATGACCTGCCCAGACGGGGCCCAGGCAAGGTGGATCGTGCGGCACTTCGCAGCCAACTGAGCGGGCGCGGCCGGTAA